One genomic region from Stutzerimonas decontaminans encodes:
- a CDS encoding TraR/DksA C4-type zinc finger protein, producing the protein MDEHLIERAQREQDEELQRLIASRVQYQGESLTECEGCGGEIPQARRDAVKGCRMCFDCQQVIDKRNAGVRRG; encoded by the coding sequence ATGGATGAGCATCTGATTGAACGCGCCCAGCGGGAGCAGGACGAGGAGCTACAGCGCCTTATCGCAAGCCGCGTGCAGTACCAGGGGGAGAGCCTAACCGAGTGCGAAGGGTGCGGCGGCGAGATTCCGCAGGCCCGGCGCGACGCGGTGAAGGGGTGCCGGATGTGCTTTGACTGCCAGCAGGTGATCGATAAGCGGAATGCGGGGGTGCGGCGTGGTTGA
- a CDS encoding phage regulatory CII family protein has protein sequence MSRKDLLPGAGPVLTTRQALYRATRDAVGGQNAVALTIGIDPDELSKRVNPTGNRPLHPEFLEEIVATTRDPRLLAALVRPAGAVAFVPQPVPATRDALKALGALLQAEGEFVGSLHDGAEDNCWERHEVEALRYHANKMIGEILGIVAGAEQAMEAEAVCHG, from the coding sequence ATGAGCCGTAAAGACCTTCTGCCGGGCGCCGGCCCGGTGCTGACGACCCGCCAGGCGCTGTACCGCGCCACGCGCGATGCGGTGGGTGGGCAGAACGCGGTGGCACTGACCATCGGCATCGACCCCGACGAGCTGAGCAAGCGCGTCAACCCCACGGGCAACCGCCCGCTGCACCCTGAGTTTCTTGAAGAGATCGTGGCGACCACGCGCGATCCGCGCCTGCTGGCGGCTTTGGTACGTCCGGCCGGTGCTGTGGCGTTCGTGCCGCAGCCGGTACCGGCTACGCGCGATGCGCTGAAGGCGTTGGGCGCGCTGCTGCAGGCCGAAGGCGAGTTCGTCGGCAGCCTGCACGATGGCGCCGAGGACAATTGCTGGGAGCGGCACGAGGTGGAAGCGCTGCGCTACCACGCGAACAAGATGATCGGCGAGATCCTGGGGATTGTGGCCGGCGCTGAGCAGGCGATGGAAGCGGAGGCGGTGTGCCATGGATGA
- a CDS encoding S24 family peptidase produces the protein MVQHEEIRTAFSKRLKAALAAHGVESWGAGARLAKVAGVTPKAASKWLNGEAIPGPSKLLAIANELGVRREWLQYEEGAMSAAQPDHGSNVESGPPIVSPFREIRIVGTAQMGSEGYWYAMDEADGFVDVPSRDPGAYALRLRGDSMAPAIRSGWIAVCEPNHSWVPGEYVMIRLVEGECMVKELLYANDTEVSVMSVNDAFGRRTIPVEQIEAIHYVGAILPPSKVRL, from the coding sequence ATGGTTCAGCATGAAGAAATTCGCACGGCGTTCTCTAAGCGCCTCAAAGCAGCTCTAGCCGCTCACGGCGTTGAGTCCTGGGGAGCTGGCGCGCGGCTAGCTAAAGTTGCGGGCGTCACGCCCAAGGCTGCGAGCAAATGGTTGAATGGAGAAGCGATCCCTGGGCCTAGCAAGTTGCTGGCTATCGCCAATGAGCTGGGGGTTCGTCGGGAGTGGCTTCAGTACGAAGAAGGCGCGATGTCAGCCGCACAACCCGATCATGGTTCTAATGTTGAGTCTGGACCACCAATCGTCAGCCCCTTTAGAGAAATTCGAATAGTAGGCACCGCCCAAATGGGCAGTGAGGGCTACTGGTACGCAATGGACGAGGCAGATGGCTTTGTCGACGTGCCTTCCCGCGACCCCGGCGCCTACGCACTGCGCCTACGCGGCGATTCTATGGCCCCAGCCATACGGTCTGGATGGATCGCCGTCTGTGAACCCAACCACTCTTGGGTGCCAGGTGAGTATGTGATGATCCGCCTCGTCGAAGGCGAGTGCATGGTCAAAGAGCTGCTCTACGCTAACGACACGGAAGTCAGCGTCATGTCTGTCAACGACGCCTTCGGCCGGCGCACAATCCCGGTCGAGCAGATAGAAGCCATCCACTACGTCGGGGCCATTCTGCCACCCAGCAAAGTCAGGCTCTGA